The nucleotide sequence TTTCTCCTTTGACATTACCGATGACGGCGTGACCGTAACGGCAGATGACAATACTGAAGGAACGGGAGAAAAGACCGGTACCATGGTCATTTCTTTGTCGGAAAATACTTCCAAAAAAGTGACTATCACTCTAACTCAGCCGACCGAAGGATAATCTCCTTCGGGTCGGTTAAACGTATCAATCAAGCTTTTTTATTAATCATAAAATTTTCAAGTCATGGCAAAAGACAAAAAAGAAACAGTGAAAATTAAAGTCCTGAAACCTTTCCGGGACAAGTTAGACAACAAAATCCGCTATGTGGAAGGTATAGAACTGGAGTTTGAAGCCGAACGCGCTGAAGATGTAATCTCCCGCGGATTGGCTGAGTATTCCGAACCGGTTGGTTAATCATGGCTAAATTACAGTATTTAGTTCTGCATTGTACGGCTACTGCTGAAAACCGGACTGTATCCTCCGACGAGATCCGCCGATGGCATACCAGTCCGGTAAGCAAAGGCGGTCGCGGATGGAATCAGGTCGGATATACCGATATAATCCATTTGGACGGCCGGGTGGAACGCTTGGTCGATAACAATGAAGATGCGTCGGTCGATCCCTGGGAGATTACCAATGGAGCAAAAGGGTACAATTCCATTTCCCGGCACATTGTGTACGTCGGCGGATGTGCCGCTGACGGTAAGACTCCCAAGGATACCCGGACATCTTCACAGAAAGAATCTCTGGAGAAGTATGTGAAAAACTTCCACCGGAGATTCCCGGATGTGAAAATCATCGGACACAGGGAAGTAGCGGCGAAAGCCTGTCCTTCTTTTGATGTTCAAAAATGGCTTAAAGAAATAGGCATCAAGTAAATTTTCTTTTCATAATTCTCGTAGACAATGACAGAAATCATAAACATAATCAAAGAGATTCTTTTATGGTTACTCCCGGCCGGAGGGCTGGGAGGAGTCATTGTTTGGATATTTAACAAGAAATTACGGACACTAAGAACAGACAAAGAAGTACACGATACATATAAGGAGATGTACGATGATGTGAAAGAAGAACTAAAAGAATTACGCAATGAAAACAGAAAATTACATAAGGAGTTCGCCCGGATGGAGACGATTGTCGCTATCCTTGAAACCATTTTTTCCAAGGTGGTGGCTTGTCGGTATTATAATTCTTGCCCTATCCGTTTCGAGTTGCAGCAGCTCCAAAAGCATCAGCGAAAAACAGGAGGCGGAGATAGTGGAAATAAAAGAAAAGTACGAAAGACTGCCGATCCGGATCCCGGAATCGAAAGTGAATCTTCAGATACCGATGGCGAATCTTCCGACCCTCCCCCAGGGAGCCGGTTACACGAATAAGCAAGGACAGGCAAATGTCAAAGTTACAGCGGAGAATGATACGATCTATATCGAAGCTTCCTGTGACGAGGTAATAGCCGACTTGGAAAAGGCAGAACGGGAAATAAGCTATCTAAAAGAGAAAACGGAATTAGAGTCGGAGGAGAAAAAACCTCCTGAGATCGGAATAAAAACGATTCTTAGATGGTTCTCGCTCGGCCTCGTGATAGGAATAATAATTACAAT is from Dysgonomonadaceae bacterium PH5-43 and encodes:
- a CDS encoding hypothetical protein (product_source=Hypo-rule applied); translated protein: MAKDKKETVKIKVLKPFRDKLDNKIRYVEGIELEFEAERAEDVISRGLAEYSEPVG
- a CDS encoding N-acetylmuramoyl-L-alanine amidase (product_source=KO:K01447; cath_funfam=3.40.80.10; ko=KO:K01447; pfam=PF01510; smart=SM00644; superfamily=55846): MAKLQYLVLHCTATAENRTVSSDEIRRWHTSPVSKGGRGWNQVGYTDIIHLDGRVERLVDNNEDASVDPWEITNGAKGYNSISRHIVYVGGCAADGKTPKDTRTSSQKESLEKYVKNFHRRFPDVKIIGHREVAAKACPSFDVQKWLKEIGIK
- a CDS encoding hypothetical protein (product_source=Hypo-rule applied; superfamily=57997; transmembrane_helix_parts=Inside_1_154,TMhelix_155_174,Outside_175_179), whose product is MKTENYIRSSPGWRRLSLSLKPFFPRWWLVGIIILALSVSSCSSSKSISEKQEAEIVEIKEKYERLPIRIPESKVNLQIPMANLPTLPQGAGYTNKQGQANVKVTAENDTIYIEASCDEVIADLEKAEREISYLKEKTELESEEKKPPEIGIKTILRWFSLGLVIGIIITIITIRKLKK